From the genome of Halobacteriovoraceae bacterium:
CTTAACCCTTTATAGAACTTAGTGGGTACAAGAGGGCTTGAAAGTGAAAGATACTTAAGAACACTATCTTCTTTCCCTTCAAAGTTGTAGAAATAAATAAAGTCGTTATCTTTACTAAAAAAAAGTTTATTTTCAAATTGATCTTCAAAATAGAACACACCAGTTTTTTTACACATTTTTACTATGAGTTGACCTTGAAATATTTTACTTCCTTGTACTTGAAAAGTTATTTTTTGACCTAAAACATAATTAGAGTTGGATAAATTTAGCTGTTCACCTTCGTAAGTTGAAATCAGTGCATTTTTTTGAGGAATTGAATATCTATGTATCGTATTGTTCTCGACATATTTATCAATTACAAATTCTGTTGTATCATCTCCTAAAAAACCACTCCATTGTGCTTGTAAATGGATATGTGGCTCAGGACTATAACCACTATTTCCGCACTTTCCCAAGATATCATTAACTGTAACATAATCACCGATTTTTTTTGTGACACTTGTTTTTTGCAAATGAGCAATTAATATATATAGGCCATACACTGAACGGAGGATGATATAATTTCCCCAATTATCCTTATGGTTAACTTCTCCAATATTGTTGTCATTTATTTCATTTTGAAAGGCAACAACATAACCATTTATTGGTGAATAAATTTCTTGGCCAAAAGCAAAATAATCCTCAACTCTTGATCCTTTGCCTGTGAATGATTTATTGTCTATTAAAATGTTAAAATCAAGTGCATGTTGCCATCGACCTTGATGTGTCCATATATCATTGAAGGATTGATAGGTATTCCAGCGACCTCTAAATGGTAAACTAATACAAGGAAGTTCTGTTGTATTGAGTTCACCTGAACATTTAAAATGAAAATTTTCCTCGGGCGTTTTTCCAAATATTTTAACGATTTCACTATATTTAAGCTGTTTTAATAAAAAAACCAAAACGATAACACAAAGATTGAACGGTAGGGCGAATACCGGAATATTTAAGGGTCTCAAGAGCACATTAAAACTAGTGGCCAAAAAAACACTTAGCCCTATAGAAAAGGGAACGAAGATAAGTGTTTTACGTGATGGGACTAAGAAAACTCCTCCCATGGCCATTGCGACGAGTATATAATTGAACGAATAAGTTATATATTCTCCTCCAAGAGGGCCACCAGAAAGTCCATGTTCGAAAATATTTCCAAAAAAATGGCCCAACATTGAGAGAAAGATCACCTGTCTGGATATCATGAGAATAGATAAAAAGATTACAAATCCCACAACCACATTTGGATAAAAAATAATGGCCCCCAGGGATTTTAAATAATTTGTCATAAATACGGGTAAAAATGAAATATCAACATTTATGAAGTTCGTTTGATAATCAATGATTTCAAAAAGATTACTATAATCATGAGAGGCCCCATATATGGCCATACTTACAACCGAAAATGGAAAAGATAAAACAGGCAATTCATATTTTGAGAATATATTTCTCAGAAATAGTGTCAAAGCGTAGGTTAATAGTGAACAACAAAGATTTAAAAATAATATTGTTAAATCTAATTTAAAAAGAGCACCAATTGATAGGCCCACAAGAAGTGGGTTATACAAAAGCAGAGAATCTTCAAGTATATCTAATTTCTTTGCATTTAAAAAGTAAGTAAACAGATAGATACCAATAATCGAAATCAACCCATTAGCTGCAATGTTTAAAGACACAAATGTTGAAAGAAAAACAACAATACCTAGGATTCGGTTTCTTATTAAAAAGATATCTGAATAGATATTTGTTAAATTAAATAGTTGTTTAAACTTAGAAGTACTCATCTATAGCTCGAATTTTAACTCATCTGGTAAAAGTTCATCGAATTCTATACTTTCCAAATTTTCAGCTCTTTTTAATAAGCAAGTCTCTCCATTTTCTTTTATTAAGACCACTGCAGGTCTATAACGGATAAACTGCATTGACTGAGTAATATTATAGGCCCCCACAGGATGCAAGGTTATATGAGTACCAACAGGGATATAAGGAGTAGAAAAACCATCCTTTAAAATGTCTATATTCATACACAAAGGCCCATTAAAGATTGCTGGCTCTGCTATACCTTCTAATTTTTTATTAATTTGAAATTTAAAATTATACCAGGCATTCGTATACAATAAGTTAACTCCTGCATCTAAAACATAAGAACGTTTACCTGTAGGC
Proteins encoded in this window:
- a CDS encoding urea transporter, with the protein product MSTSKFKQLFNLTNIYSDIFLIRNRILGIVVFLSTFVSLNIAANGLISIIGIYLFTYFLNAKKLDILEDSLLLYNPLLVGLSIGALFKLDLTILFLNLCCSLLTYALTLFLRNIFSKYELPVLSFPFSVVSMAIYGASHDYSNLFEIIDYQTNFINVDISFLPVFMTNYLKSLGAIIFYPNVVVGFVIFLSILMISRQVIFLSMLGHFFGNIFEHGLSGGPLGGEYITYSFNYILVAMAMGGVFLVPSRKTLIFVPFSIGLSVFLATSFNVLLRPLNIPVFALPFNLCVIVLVFLLKQLKYSEIVKIFGKTPEENFHFKCSGELNTTELPCISLPFRGRWNTYQSFNDIWTHQGRWQHALDFNILIDNKSFTGKGSRVEDYFAFGQEIYSPINGYVVAFQNEINDNNIGEVNHKDNWGNYIILRSVYGLYILIAHLQKTSVTKKIGDYVTVNDILGKCGNSGYSPEPHIHLQAQWSGFLGDDTTEFVIDKYVENNTIHRYSIPQKNALISTYEGEQLNLSNSNYVLGQKITFQVQGSKIFQGQLIVKMCKKTGVFYFEDQFENKLFFSKDNDFIYFYNFEGKEDSVLKYLSLSSPLVPTKFYKGLSWTFVIAPKDQYLGLLKVLKDIILPYSSFRSKYIAKWEFDNSTFSFKGYTFKNGKQVPVKVELDQFIGFKNIFFDGIKIQFNFSDESRK